One Cervus canadensis isolate Bull #8, Minnesota chromosome 1, ASM1932006v1, whole genome shotgun sequence genomic window carries:
- the GAL3ST1 gene encoding galactosylceramide sulfotransferase isoform X2, which produces MPLPQKKRWESMAKGLVLGALFTSFLLLLYSYAVPPLYTGLASTTPEGAAPCSPAPSEPEAPTPANGSAGGCQPRRDIVFMKTHKTASSTLLNILFRFGQKHGLKFAFPNGRNDFDYPAFFARSLVQDYRPGACFNIICNHMRFHYDEVRGLVAPNATFITVLRDPARLFESSFHYFGSVVPFTWKLSGRDKLAEFLQDPDRYYDPRGYNAHYLRNLLFFDLGYDSDLDPGSPQVEEHILEVERRFHLVLLQEYFDESLVLLKDLLCWELEDVLYFKLNARRASAVPRLSGELYRRATAWNVLDARLYRHFNASFWRRVEAFGRERMAREVAALRRANERMRRICIDGGHAVDAAAIQDSAMQPWQPLGAKSILGYNLKKSIGQRHAQLCRRMLTPEIQYLMDLGVNLWITKLWKFIRDFLRW; this is translated from the exons ATGCCGCTGCCGCAGAAGAAGCGCTGGGAGTCCATGGCCAAGGGGCTGGTGCTGGGCGCACTCTTCAccagcttcctgctgctgctgtacTCCTATGCCGTCCCCCCTCTGTACACTGGCCTGGCTTCCAC GACCCCCGAGGGCGCGGCCCCCTGCTCCCCGGCCCCGAGTGAGCCAGAGGCGCCCACCCCGGCCAACGGCTCGGCGGGAGGCTGCCAGCCGCGGCGGGACATCGTGTTCATGAAGACGCACAAGACGGCCAGCAGCACGCTGCTCAACATCCTGTTCCGCTTCGGCCAGAAGCACGGGCTCAAGTTCGCCTTCCCCAACGGCCGCAACGACTTCGACTACCCCGCCTTCTTCGCCCGCAGCCTGGTGCAGGATTACCGGCCCGGGGCCTGCTTCAACATCATCTGCAACCACATGCGCTTCCACTACGACGAGGTGCGGGGCCTGGTGGCGCCCAACGCCACCTTCATCACCGTGCTCCGCGACCCCGCCCGCCTCTTCGAGTCCTCCTTCCACTACTTCGGCTCCGTGGTGCCCTTCACGTGGAAGCTCTCGGGCCGCGACAAGCTGGCCGAGTTCCTGCAGGACCCCGACCGCTACTACGACCCCCGCGGCTACAACGCCCACTACCTCCGCAACCTGCTCTTCTTCGACCTGGGCTACGACAGCGACCTGGACCCCGGCAGCCCGCAGGTGGAGGAGCACATCCTGGAGGTGGAGCGCCGCTTCCACCTGGTGCTGCTGCAGGAGTACTTCGACGAGTCGCTGGTGCTGCTCAAGGACCTGCTGTGCTGGGAGCTGGAGGACGTGCTCTACTTCAAGCTCAACGCCCGCCGCGCCTCGGCCGTGCCGCGCCTCTCGGGCGAGCTGTACCGGCGCGCCACGGCCTGGAACGTGCTGGACGCGCGCCTCTACCGCCACTTCAACGCCAGCTTCTGGCGCAGGGTGGAGGCCTTCGGGCGCGAGCGCATGGCCCGCGAGGTGGCCGCCCTGCGGCGCGCCAACGAGCGCATGCGCCGCATCTGCATCGACGGCGGCCACGCGGTGGACGCCGCGGCCATCCAGGACTCGGCCATGCAGCCCTGGCAGCCGCTGGGCGCCAAGTCCATCCTGGGCTACAACCTCAAGAAGAGCATCGGGCAGCGGCACGCGCAGCTCTGCCGGCGCATGCTCACGCCCGAGATCCAGTACCTGATGGACCTGGGCGTCAACCTGTGGATCACCAAGCTCTGGAAGTTCATCCGGGACTTCCTGCGGTGGTGA
- the GAL3ST1 gene encoding galactosylceramide sulfotransferase isoform X1, with protein MPLPQKKRWESMAKGLVLGALFTSFLLLLYSYAVPPLYTGLASTRTPEGAAPCSPAPSEPEAPTPANGSAGGCQPRRDIVFMKTHKTASSTLLNILFRFGQKHGLKFAFPNGRNDFDYPAFFARSLVQDYRPGACFNIICNHMRFHYDEVRGLVAPNATFITVLRDPARLFESSFHYFGSVVPFTWKLSGRDKLAEFLQDPDRYYDPRGYNAHYLRNLLFFDLGYDSDLDPGSPQVEEHILEVERRFHLVLLQEYFDESLVLLKDLLCWELEDVLYFKLNARRASAVPRLSGELYRRATAWNVLDARLYRHFNASFWRRVEAFGRERMAREVAALRRANERMRRICIDGGHAVDAAAIQDSAMQPWQPLGAKSILGYNLKKSIGQRHAQLCRRMLTPEIQYLMDLGVNLWITKLWKFIRDFLRW; from the exons ATGCCGCTGCCGCAGAAGAAGCGCTGGGAGTCCATGGCCAAGGGGCTGGTGCTGGGCGCACTCTTCAccagcttcctgctgctgctgtacTCCTATGCCGTCCCCCCTCTGTACACTGGCCTGGCTTCCAC CAGGACCCCCGAGGGCGCGGCCCCCTGCTCCCCGGCCCCGAGTGAGCCAGAGGCGCCCACCCCGGCCAACGGCTCGGCGGGAGGCTGCCAGCCGCGGCGGGACATCGTGTTCATGAAGACGCACAAGACGGCCAGCAGCACGCTGCTCAACATCCTGTTCCGCTTCGGCCAGAAGCACGGGCTCAAGTTCGCCTTCCCCAACGGCCGCAACGACTTCGACTACCCCGCCTTCTTCGCCCGCAGCCTGGTGCAGGATTACCGGCCCGGGGCCTGCTTCAACATCATCTGCAACCACATGCGCTTCCACTACGACGAGGTGCGGGGCCTGGTGGCGCCCAACGCCACCTTCATCACCGTGCTCCGCGACCCCGCCCGCCTCTTCGAGTCCTCCTTCCACTACTTCGGCTCCGTGGTGCCCTTCACGTGGAAGCTCTCGGGCCGCGACAAGCTGGCCGAGTTCCTGCAGGACCCCGACCGCTACTACGACCCCCGCGGCTACAACGCCCACTACCTCCGCAACCTGCTCTTCTTCGACCTGGGCTACGACAGCGACCTGGACCCCGGCAGCCCGCAGGTGGAGGAGCACATCCTGGAGGTGGAGCGCCGCTTCCACCTGGTGCTGCTGCAGGAGTACTTCGACGAGTCGCTGGTGCTGCTCAAGGACCTGCTGTGCTGGGAGCTGGAGGACGTGCTCTACTTCAAGCTCAACGCCCGCCGCGCCTCGGCCGTGCCGCGCCTCTCGGGCGAGCTGTACCGGCGCGCCACGGCCTGGAACGTGCTGGACGCGCGCCTCTACCGCCACTTCAACGCCAGCTTCTGGCGCAGGGTGGAGGCCTTCGGGCGCGAGCGCATGGCCCGCGAGGTGGCCGCCCTGCGGCGCGCCAACGAGCGCATGCGCCGCATCTGCATCGACGGCGGCCACGCGGTGGACGCCGCGGCCATCCAGGACTCGGCCATGCAGCCCTGGCAGCCGCTGGGCGCCAAGTCCATCCTGGGCTACAACCTCAAGAAGAGCATCGGGCAGCGGCACGCGCAGCTCTGCCGGCGCATGCTCACGCCCGAGATCCAGTACCTGATGGACCTGGGCGTCAACCTGTGGATCACCAAGCTCTGGAAGTTCATCCGGGACTTCCTGCGGTGGTGA